The Carassius auratus strain Wakin chromosome 30, ASM336829v1, whole genome shotgun sequence region CGACGAGGCGAAATTTCGTCAGTATGGTTGGCGATGTTCAACGAATGAAGACTCTTATTCGAATGCCACCCTCATTGGGAACTGGTCAGAAGAGAGGTTTGACACTCGCCGTGCTGTGGCGTTACGACGCCCCCTTCCGCATCAGGTTGGTATTGCGTAGTGAAATACCGACTGTaagtcacatttaaaatgttgaatttcAGTGCATTAGATAATAACATATAAAACCAAGAAGTATCTGCATTCCTTTCACAGCTTCACTTTTTTGAGCAATATGCAATGCTTTTTGTCCAGCCCAGTAACCACAATTATAGGCTAGTTGCTGAACTATGAACATGTTCCACTTAACATGTTAATcacaaaaaggctttttttttttaaacactgaacactgattgtttgttttaaaactttGTGAATGTTTTGCTTTATAAGTATGCTAGTGctgtctttctttaaaataaattaggtTTGATTTTTAGTTATCAGATGCAGTGACATTCATGTATTTTTAAGTGTCACTTAGGTGTCCAAATACCAGACAGATAACAGTCCGATAACCTTGAATTTGCTACTCCTCAGTTCTCCCACTACTTTGAAACCACATATTATTCCAGCTACAAGAAAGATGTCATTCGGCCGGTTTACACaagtatgtttttattaaataatttaatttaaaaatgtttttattaacttttaatttattaattcattttaaattctacAAAATAATTATGCCTACTGTAAATAAccttatattttcactttttcagCCCCAAAGATAGAGTCAAGAAGCTTCCCTGGCCACCAACCAGAGCTGGACCCTCCACAAACTAAGTGTGTGCCAAACTCCTGCTACAGACTGGACTTTAAAGGCCTTCAACATAGAGAAGAAATAGTGAGGGAGACTACAGAGCCTCAGTGCGGGAGTGTAGCAGAGACAAACTGAAGCCTTTGGCAGAGAAATTTGGCTCCCAAAATTATATTAGCTTTAGTAGCCTTTAACTGACTTCTGTGAGTGAACCATTgtcaaatattgataaaaaatattcttATGTTTTGCTCAAGCAAGTGTCTATTTTTTAATCATGCATACAGTGGAAAGAAAACGTCCAGGTAAGATTATTATAGTTCTCTATTTCAATTATATTGTGGTTTACTGCATTAGCCTcctcgtaaaatacatacaaattagtTGTGAGATAGTGTTGGAAAAGTTAAAAATACTTGAGTTTAAAATGCAGAGCAATTCATAATTTCAACATATATTTTGTATGCAGACTAAATATCTGTCAGACCATTGATTTCCCtaatatttgaacattttgagttacgctatgcagtaaaataaaataaaaataaagtcacacTGGTTTCGAATGGATGAAGTATTTATTGATAATTATTTAATGACGTTAATAAGTTAATCCAGCGCTTCAGCTGTGATTAATGAGGAATGTAAGCATTGAACAGTGCAAAGCCATGTTCTCACTTGCACCTCCTAGTGGGGTGATGCAGTAGTTCAGGCCTTTGTTTTAGTGGAGTGACATACAGATAATAATGAAATAAGGATATTTTTCCTACAACCTGCTTATGTTTCTTTTCcatatcaaaaagaaaaaaaaaccgtGTGAGTGATTTAGTTTGATATTAGCAGCTTGTTGAATAAGTGAGCCATTGCTAAGATACCGAATCGTCTCAGTGACTGTAAACAATAGAAACGTTTGGCACTTATTCACAGGCACAGACATCTCACTCtcaaaagtaacatttatatattatttagtaaATCTCAAGGCAGACATTTGACCATGCTTAGATGAATAAACTTGCTTTAATATGCTTTCATTCTCATTAGTTGTTGCAGTAACAGCAGTTCTTGTAACTGTATCACCGTGAGATAAGCACGTGCTATTCATGCTGCTTAACCATGAATTAACAATTAACCGTTTAAAGCTGTGTTGAGcaacatattcatattttttactttaaagagGTTCATAACCCCCTTTAACCTTGGGTTTTAAAGCCCAGCTCCTGGTATTGTCATGCGAATACAGTGGCGAAAGTAGCACAGCATAAATGTGACATTAACCAATCAAAAACCAGATCAGCAtcaaacacataattactgtaactTTTTTAAGAACATATCAACATTCCATCACCATGTCCTCTGGTCccaaatccatcattaaattcaaaataaacatactttttcaAACCAAATAGCCATTATGACATctcaaacaaatcattttaacatACTCCGGATACACAATAACAGAAGAAACACTTTACAGCAAGTtcccatttgttaacattagttaactataacatgaactaacaatgaaaaatacttatgaagcatttattaatcttagttaatgttaatttcaacatcaaAAGTTGCAtctgttaataatatttaatggacCAGAGAAATAACACAACATGacatttgttattaattaatgttaacaaagattatAAATGTTGTAAGAAATAGATTGCTCATTGTTAATGTAAGTTCATGCATTGAGTAACAGTaatagaaccttattgtaaagtgttcctgtTTTCTGACTCTCCTGCAAATCACACCATTAATAATGAGAGACTTTTGCCATTTGATCCAGCTTAATACAATGGCCCATTTTTGCCTGTTTGTCTttgttataaaagaaatgccagGGAAAAATACTCCTACACTCAAATTATTTGTCTTGCTGTCAAGGATGCACGATATTCAAAAGCCCTTTTGTTTGGTGGCATCAACAGAAGACAATACTTTATTGTAAAAGTGTATCTTTTAAGTAACATTCATCATTTAGAGATTGTGTTTACAGTTCGTTTGACGCTAATGGAGTTTTCAACCTAATAACCGGTTCTTCTCTAGCCGCTGTGGCAAAGACAAGCTACGTTTTGGCCTGTCAGGAAACACCGGGCTAATAAGTTATTCCCTTGTAATGTAGCAGGAGCACAGTGGGACAGGGGAAACAGGGACATAAAGTTGAAACATGGAAGTCTAGCAGCTTTACTTCTTCTGAGACCCAGCCACGGCGGGTTTGTCATCACGGGTGATGGGAATGGAGCGCTCCGGGCCGTCTGTGTGCCTGCGCGGGGCCGTCACTGACAGAACGCCATCAGAAGACAGGGAGGAAGTGACAGAGGCTGGATCCACTCCGGCAGGGACACGGTATTTTCTTAGAAACTCTCGTGAGACGAAACCGTGATCATCCTGCGAGGAAAGCACAACATCGTTCTGAGCAGGTGATAATGAATGGTCCGTCTTTCACTGCTTAACTCAATGTTTACTTGCGGCACAAGGCCAGTGATGCTGGTGATGTGGATATTAAACAGCAAAGCCAGTCATGCAAAGGTCTGGGTAGGTTTTAGTTTACACCCTGTTGAAAAACCAGCAtaagctgttgttgttgttgtttttttcaacagggaagTGTTCAGTGTTTATGTATTGTGAGTTGCTACCTGGCGATCCTCATGTTTGGCATGAATTTCAATGAAATCTCCGTTGATTTTCACTGACAGCTCCTCTGGTTTAAAGTGTTTAACATCCAGATTTAGCGAGAAACAGTCCTTTTCCATTTTCATCTAAGAAAACAGAATAAACGacatatatttaatagtttaatcTAATGTTTACAATTAGCACTTCAGattcaaaataatcattaattaattaatttggacATTTCTTTCATGGTGATTTCAAAAATGCCCCCCTAAATTCTTGTATAATGGGAAAAaactcaacataaaaaaaatgtatcctgcAGACAGGACGGTTTTCAATACTTTATCATATAGTTATAATATGAAGTGTTTTCTTAAATTTCAGTGTTAACATAATAAAATGACTTCAAACACCCATTATATATGAACTGTACAGTGGAGAAAATGTACAGCCAGCCATTATCACAAATTAAAACCATTTAGGTTAATACGAGACCCCTCCTCTTTGCTTTGAGATCCTAAACACCCAGTTTATTTTGAGATAGCGACTCAGTAAATTAGACACGGAACTACAATAATGCTGATGTAGATTAAGCACAACGTTGACAAAAGTCATTGGAGACTCACTTCAGAAAGGCTGCTGTCCACCCAGCTTGGCCAGCGGAAAAAGGAAGGTCGTGGGTAGTAGAGCGAGGGAATCATGTCGGCTTCAGAGATGGGATCCCCAAAGTGCTGGTCAAAGATCCGGCTGGGAAAGAAGGATGGCCAGAAGGAGCGACGGAACCAGGGATACTGGATGGCGATGTCCATTTTGTGTCTGGGCCTTAGCAGCACTCAGAAAACTGCCGTCCCTTCTGTCTGCGCGCTTAAATAGAGCAACAAAGACGGCCAGTGGATCTTTCTGGAATAATGATGTAAACTGTTTGCCTGCCTTTGCCTCTTTCACTTTGGCCCTCCCACTGTCCTCTTCTTGCCACCCTGTCCCCTCTTCCAACCATCACTCTCTGTATTTATCCAAAGAGCTGATCAGATTTCAATTCAGTCAGATACCAACTGGATTACAGTGCAAGCCCCCAATAGTGCTGATGGTCCCTTGTGTTCACTGCACTGGAAACTACGCTGAACCTGCCAACATTGAGGAAAGTCAGTAGTTGCTTGGCATTCTGGTGCATCCAGCTGTGGCTCATTTGATGCCAGCACAGATTAGGATGCCCATGAGGTGATGTGCCCGTGCATATTTAGGTTCTGAGCCCCTTTGGAGGTTTAGTCTTTACTGAATCTGACAGTGAATGTGGCTGAGATCACTGTGCCAGGCTAAACACCATACAGAGTCAATCCCCATGAACGAGCCCTCGGCTGGGCAGTGTGTACACGGCTTACTTGAGCTGGCACGCTGATCGGACATCATCATTTTAGCGGGGTAAGCATTCTCGGTCGCTGTGCTCTCagagaatattttaaaattaaaaataaaacattttgtgaatttGGTGCACTTTTAGTTCCTTGGACTTATTATTAGTTTagcaagaaaaaaattacaataatgaaCTTAGTAAAAAATGTTGATTGTTTGACACAAAATGTGGCTGTAAAGgctgcataaaaaataaataataaattatacaattcAATTCAACTATAATTAAGATTTTCATTATGTAttgagaaatgttttattattgttgtcaaatatatatatatatatatatatatatatatatatatatatatatatatatatatatatatatataatattattattattattattattattattattattattattattattattattatttatgctgcaaataacattttgactGATTAACATAATGCTGTTATGAAGTACATTcatgttatttcattttattttaatgttttatcttaAGGCCTATTCCAAACAAGATTTTGCAAGAGTTGAAATAGCAAtctttttttactttgagatctagaactgtaagactgttttgttttttgagtcTATCACTAAACCCATGCATTtgtgtacagtatacagtatgtccTCCTATATGAGCAATGCAGGTCTACAGTGTTTACTAAAAGCTATTCGTAGCTAGATTTATCACCATCCTGTCTCAAGTGTGTCTATCTCACTTCTCCTTTCCCCTACTGTTCTTTCCACCCCTCTCCCTTTCTAGCCTTCCTGCTCCTCTCATACTCCGAAAATGAGTGTAACTGAAGTCTGTCAATCCAGCGAATTCTTCCGTTATCTTGTCAACCTGCTACAGAGGTCAGAATGGCTGACCGCACCGTTCCTCACGCCTACCCAATGAGTGTGGATTACGAGATGTGTTCACCCCTCGAATCTATGATCAGAACTTTGCAGAAGGTCAGTAAAATTAGAGTCttgaatataatagaaatatacaACATTCTGAGGCAAAACATCCTGTATGTGTACATTGTACACATAcacttgtatttttatatattgcagGCTATCATGCTGTCCCaatgactttaaaaatgttttaaagcagTTCCCATCTATTTGATTTTACCacatagcaaaaaaaaacaacaacaacaaaaaacattttgattgtcAGAGGGTCAGCCTATAGCTAATAAATTTATAATTGCAAAACATCCATATTAGCACTTATACTATGACAGTAGTGAAATGTGATGCCTCAGTAACAATTTTTATTTAGAATTCCACACATGACATGACCAAAAAAACCTCTTGTCCTCTTCATGACTGATTATGAGCTGATCTTATCAAACAAGTTAGCAGCAGGTTTGGAGGCCAACTGTGAAAACACCACTCACTGTTAAGCTATAACAGAGCAGCGTATGTAAAAATGCCACGTGTTATAGGATTAAAATAGAAACTGTAAGTGCAGCCTGAGTCTTGATCTGTAGCTGGCATCACAAATTGTAAACAGACTTGACATGCAGATTTCTTCTGCCTTCTAGAAGAGATTTCCTAGTAGaatatagagagaaaagcttttcataTAATAGTAGATGCATTTCCATTAATAGTAGCAAATTGCTTCATGGTCAATGACATGATTTTAGTTTCTTTGTGTGGATTTTTTGTTCGATTTGATTCAAAAATTATATCAAAAATGCAATACAGATACTTCAATACATCTGTATGGAGGCGAAAAAAagtcttattaaaataatgaataaaaaaaaattaagtcatttgGCATATACATGTAGGGCAACTACCATTCagcaaatgtagaaaaaaaataaaacaagatatttgatatttttttgttgttgatttttttccatTCTGGAAGTATTAAGTTAAAGTGTAAGCGTGACACAACTGTTCTGatatcacaatgaaaaaaaagtcttaaaaataaactcaaataattaaggatattatattcaatattttctttaaaatgaagaAATCTGCTTCATtgttgattaaaatattaaaagaaaaaaatagccaACAAATCATATAGTGcacaaaaaagtaaacaaaacatcaAATGATATCATGAGGTCATAAGTATCTTAAAATATGAGATGCTTTGACATTTTAATGATAAGGCAAGGTTAGTTCAGGTTATAtggatttattataataaattattatattatcttcCAAGCAGGAAGGAGGAAGTTCTGATATATGCAGcataatcataaaatgtttatattgtgtTGTTTCTAATTTTATTATGAAGACAAATTACATGCCGTGGACGCGTTGTGAGAGTATGATTAACTGAGATTATGACGTATTTGCCTTCTCACATTCTCAGCAGTGAGTCCCAAGGACCTTTTGGCCCCTGTCCTGTACCACGGTTACTACAGTCGTCCTCGCATCAACAAGCAGCTGGAGCAGGGCTTCTCTCAGGTAGAAATTGAAGATGATTGGTTTCTAGTTTTGCTGGATGTGTGCCAGTTCACTCCGGATGAAATCAGTGTGCGAACAGTGGACAACCTGTTGGAGGTGACTGGGCGGCACGCTCAGAGAATTGGACCAGCATGGCTTTGTGAGTCGTGAGTTTACCCGAACATACAATTTACCAATGGGTGTGGATCCGCTGCTGGTGCAGGTGCCTCTCTCACATGACGGGATACTGTCCATCCAGGCACCACGAAAAACTGAGGACCTGGAGCCTAAAATCAACCAGCTCAAGATTCAAGTGGACCAGAAGGAAAGCAAAAGTTAATAAGATGGACTTGATATAAGCAGAACTCTGTAGAAAAGTCTATGGAGTTGGAATTGTCCAACACTTTCAtgctcatttattaaatattttggatattttaaataattcaaagttCTCTCACTTGTGTTGTCCTTTCACAGTTTGTTCAAATGCATTCCACAGAATTCTGCAGATTCCAAGCTAAAATTAGTGCAGAAAAAGTCTACAGATTTATTTTGGGGTTATATAGGTTGAACGTTTGgaataattgtgatttttttttttaatggttttgtgtgtgtgtgtgtgtgtgtgtgtgtgtgtatatatacagtattgttcaaaataatagcagtacaatgtgactaaccagaataatcaaggtttttagtatattttttattgctacgtggcatacaagttaccagtaggttcagtagattgtcagaaaacaaacaagacccagcattcatgatatgcacgctcttaaggctgtgcaattgggcaattagttgaaaggggtgtgttcaaaaaaatagcagtgtctacctttgactgtacaaactcaaaactattttgtacaaacatgttttttttctgggatttagcaatcctgtgaatcactaaactaatatttagttgtatgaccacagttttttaaaactgcttgacatctgtgtggcatggagtcaaccaacttgtggcacctctcagctgttattccactccatgattctttaacaacattccacaattcattcacatttcttggttttgcttcagaaacagcatttttgatatcaccccacaagttctcaattggattaaggtctggagattgggctggccactccataacattaattttgttggtttggaaccaagactttgcccgtttactagtgtgttttgggtcattgtcttgttgaaacaaccatttcaagggcatgtcctcttcagcatagggcaacatgacctcttcaagtattttaacatatgcaaactgatccatgatccctggtatgcgataaataggcccaacaccatagtaggagaaacatgcccatatcatgatgcttgcacctccatgcttcactgtcttcactgtgtactgtggcttgaattcagagtttgggggtcgtctcacaaactgcctgtggcccttggacccaaaaagaacaattttactctcatcagtccacaaaatgttcctccatttctctttaggccagttgatgtgttctttggcaaattgtaacctcttctgcacatgccttttttttaacagagggactttgcgggggattcttgaaaatagattagcttcacacagacgtcttctaactgtcacagtacttacaggtaactccagactgtctttgatcatcctggaggtgatcattggctgagcctttgccattctggttattcttctatccattttgatggttgtcttctgttttcttccacgtctctctggttttgctctccattttaaggcattggagatcattttagctgaacagcctatcattttttgcacctctttataggttttcccctctctaatcaactttttaatcaaagtacgctgttcttctgaacaatgtcttgaacgacccattttcctcagctttcaaatgcatgttcaacaagtgttggcttcatccttaaataggggccacctgattcacacctgtttcttcacaaaattgatgacctcagtgattgaatgccacactgctatttttttgaacacacccctttcaactaattcaactaattgcccaattgcacagccttaagagcgtgcatatcatgaatgctgggtctcatttgttttctgagaatctactgaacctactggtaacttgtttgccacgtagcaataaaaaaaatatacgaaaaaccttgattattctggttagtcacattgtactgctattattttgaacaatactgtatatatatatatatatatatatacatactcacTGAGACTCACtaagactattattattattttgtttagtttagtttaaaatgttatttattcctgctGTAAAGCTGATATTTTAAGCAgcaacagtcttcagtgtcacatgattcctcAGATGTGCTGATTTGCTAATAGATTTGCATTTCTGCaataattttgccacagtttaatatataaaaagaaaatgattttaaattgtaataatatttcacaattgtactgctttattgtatttttgatcaaataaatgcagacatgacaagaataaaatacttattttagagGAAAACTTCACCAAAAATGCAAACTTGCtgtttatttactcactctcaggccttccaagatgtaggtgactttctttcttcaattaactattcctttaaaaacattaacaacaacaacaacaacaaaatctgaattttttcaaacttttgactggtactgtacATTAGTTACTTCATTTATGCTACACTTTACATCTGGGAGTAAAAATGTACTCCCAGGAATTTTATGACGCATGTTAAGTTCCCTCAGGATAACCTTGCTGGTTCTGTCACCATATGTGAATTTTTGCTagacatataattttttttttattttttgttactcaCAGTAATTGTGAAAATGAAAAGGTCACCAGCCATTGGTTGGCTATAAAGATAGCCCTACCCCAGAGCtgtgccattggttgagccactGTTGCGGTGTTAAAGTTGTAATGACTTGGTTCGATCAATCGTTTTTAACTGGATGGATGCAGATCTGAATGTGAGTTTGAAGTAAGAAAGCGAGCGCAGCAAACATCATTAAAGTTTTGAAAGCACTATGATCACAGTGTTCACACTTTCCTGGGAAGTCAGTCTACCATAGTTTACTTACAGTTTTCTCTTCATATTATCCGGATCTGAGAAAGATTTTATCATCGCAAACTTACACACTTCAGTTTTAATGAATGATTTTCTAAAAAGACTAAACATGTCATAATATGTCACTTAAAATTGATTGTTTAACTATTTACATTCGCAAGTATGTGGATATTACAATACAGCTACTGTACAATGCAAGTAGTACATATTAGGTCCCATGTAAACCAAGAGTTCTCTGCAGGGAAATGGATCTCTTTTTACCTAATCACTTCCATTATATTATGTTCATGAGTGAATGACTGCAAAGATATACAACATTTAAGATACTGCCAAacattcatgacctcaaggtcaGCCTCGACGATAGGGGCGTTGCAGTTCAAGGTACAAAGGTAGCTTTCTTTAAGAGCAACACCTGCAGGACTCTAGTTACAGAGGAACAAGGAAATGAAAAATGAGCAACTGATCAACTCTAGGCATCTGTGCACTGACGACGATCTCTGCCATGGGGAGCAGTTTAACCAAAGCAATAAATAAGTGAGTAGCTAAacatttgcatgtttaaatggATAAACATACTGGGTAcagtttacagtatttatttactcaaatgcGACAGGGTTCTATGACGTGCTTGTTACATGGGCGTAGGATCTTGATGGGAAGGAAACTGCCTTAAACAAGATTCATTTGTGTTGCTAAATGATCTGTTCACTATTTAACACAAATGTGAACCTTTAAGTAGGCTATTCTTTGAGAAACATGATCCTCTGTGTCTGTTCATATTTGATAGTTGGAGTGCTTAACAAATGCTGTTGGTGTTCATGAGGTATTGCATTGTTCAGAAGAGGGAAATGTATTGTATTAGCATTTAACAAAACAAAGAAGTAGGAAGCTAAATATTCTTCCTCTTAACCTTGtaaaaaagtacactttttgttttcagacacttagattcatgttatttacaattaactgaaaatctattatagatcaggTTCGTATTAAATGCtatcttaaaaatgttttttgacccacttaagtaggacgTGAGTGcatctttttatgtaatttcGAAATTTCGAAATATTGTTAAAGTCTGCCGAATGGATACTTGACAAATATTTAtggtaaataaaatgtttactaaaatgtaatttctgttgaaacttgtatgtcgctcatttaataataatatgcaattaCACATTGGAAATGAAATAACTTCAAATGTCAAATCAAATAATACACTACAGTTAAAGTTATCAAGTATTTTGTGCTTGAGCATCAAAGTCAAATCAAAATAAAGCATGatgatattataaaaataaaaaaattgctttcttTCAGGGCCGTACGCAGGTTTTTCTAACCAAGGTCTCAAAATCGAGACTGATAGGGGGTTCAGGGGCTTGTTTCCCCGAGAAAATGTAGATTTTCCTGACTTAGCCTACATGTGTgcattttaagatgttttaagGCTCATCAATTGGATAATGGCATTAAAAACAGTGAGCAGTAGTAgcataaattatttttcaatttaacaGATTCTTAAACATGAGAATCAGATTAGGCTAAATGTTGGAATGAATGATGCACGCTTCAAACTGGAAATTAAGATAGTTTCTCATCACATCACATGtctaaaattattaaacatgaatatatatatatatattctttgtttggaattatttttgttggCGGAAAAAGAGCAAAAACCTGCAACATGGTGTCTAAAACGTAAGACTCTTaattaactttttgtttattgagttgttgtaaaaaatatatcaaattggcactttttgtgtgaaagtgATATTTGAAGTggtataaatatgtacattttctgCCCCCatttcttgaattttgtgataatTCGAAACTTATTTTAATAGAGCGAGTCATGCAGAAAGAATGGACTGTAAATAGTAGCCTATATGTCTATGACGCGCACCAGTCTAGACTTCACATAATGTATGAGTATGCTCTGTATGGGTGTTTTGAatgtttctttcaaaatactcGATCATGTCAAATCGCACATCGTTATAACAACAATTACGATAAATCGCACACCTCTTCCGCTGAGGCATCTCAGATGAGAAGATCTGTTACCTTGGCTTTTTATCCTTGCAGCACCAAAGCAGAATTACTATAGCCTAAGTTAATTATTTCACGACTTCTGTTATTGGAAAAATACCAAGGTTCGGACCCTGGGGACCTCAGTGGTGTGTATGGCCCTCCCTACTTACCGTACATTTAcaattaatcatttagcagacgcttttatccaaggagact contains the following coding sequences:
- the cfap68 gene encoding cilia- and flagella-associated protein 68, producing MSNKSKEFSWVTNGPPFHHMLRASGQAEVWDDFTDEAKFRQYGWRCSTNEDSYSNATLIGNWSEERFDTRRAVALRRPLPHQFSHYFETTYYSSYKKDVIRPVYTTPKIESRSFPGHQPELDPPQTKCVPNSCYRLDFKGLQHREEIVRETTEPQCGSVAETN
- the cryabb gene encoding crystallin, alpha B, b — its product is MDIAIQYPWFRRSFWPSFFPSRIFDQHFGDPISEADMIPSLYYPRPSFFRWPSWVDSSLSEMKMEKDCFSLNLDVKHFKPEELSVKINGDFIEIHAKHEDRQDDHGFVSREFLRKYRVPAGVDPASVTSSLSSDGVLSVTAPRRHTDGPERSIPITRDDKPAVAGSQKK
- the LOC113049804 gene encoding LOW QUALITY PROTEIN: heat shock protein beta-2 (The sequence of the model RefSeq protein was modified relative to this genomic sequence to represent the inferred CDS: inserted 1 base in 1 codon; deleted 1 base in 1 codon), whose translation is MADRTVPHAYPMSVDYEMCSXPRIYDQNFAEAVSPKDLLAPVLYHGYYSRPRINKQLEQGFSQVEIEDDWFLVLLDVCQFTPDEISVRTVDNLLEVTGRHAQRLDQHGFVSREFTRTYNLPMGVDPLLVQVPLSHDGILSIQAPRKTEDLEPKINQLKIQVDQKESKS